One segment of Trichlorobacter ammonificans DNA contains the following:
- the rfbB gene encoding dTDP-glucose 4,6-dehydratase — MPATTFTPAALLVTGGAGFIGSNFINRFLVRNPGCRVVNLDCLTYAGNLKNLTAVENNPAYRFVRGDIGDAACVAALLREERIDAVVNFAAESHVDRSITGPEIFVRTNVLGTQVLLEESRKHWQSGAVADFRFYQISTDEVYGSLGETGFFTEETPLAANSPYSASKAGADLLVRAYHETFGLPTLISRCSNNYGPYHFPEKLIPLLIANIIAQKPLPVYGDGSNVRDWLHVRDHGAAIECVLKQAVPGSVYNIGGNNEWKNIDIVNLVCDLLDGRLGRQPGENRGLITFVKDRPGHDKRYAIDASKLKRELGWSPSYTFEQGIAETIDWYLANQEWVAEVTSGAYRDYYCRQYGEAA, encoded by the coding sequence ATGCCCGCCACAACCTTCACCCCCGCCGCCCTGCTGGTAACCGGCGGTGCCGGCTTCATCGGCTCCAACTTCATCAACCGTTTTCTGGTGCGTAACCCCGGCTGCCGGGTGGTGAACCTGGACTGCCTGACCTATGCCGGTAACCTGAAGAACCTGACTGCCGTGGAAAACAATCCCGCCTATCGCTTCGTCCGGGGGGATATCGGCGATGCCGCCTGCGTGGCCGCGCTCCTTCGGGAGGAGAGGATCGACGCGGTGGTGAACTTTGCCGCCGAGTCCCACGTGGACCGCTCCATTACCGGGCCGGAGATTTTCGTGCGGACCAACGTGCTGGGTACCCAGGTGCTGCTGGAGGAGAGCCGCAAACACTGGCAGTCCGGCGCTGTGGCCGATTTCCGCTTCTACCAGATTTCCACCGACGAGGTGTACGGCTCCCTGGGGGAAACCGGTTTCTTCACCGAGGAGACCCCCCTGGCCGCCAACTCTCCCTATTCGGCCAGCAAGGCCGGCGCCGACCTGCTGGTGCGGGCTTACCACGAGACCTTCGGCCTGCCGACCCTGATCAGCCGTTGTTCCAACAACTACGGCCCCTATCATTTTCCGGAGAAACTGATTCCGCTTCTGATCGCCAACATCATCGCCCAAAAGCCGCTACCGGTCTACGGTGACGGCAGCAATGTCCGCGACTGGCTGCATGTGCGGGATCACGGCGCGGCCATCGAGTGCGTCCTGAAGCAGGCGGTTCCCGGCTCGGTCTACAACATCGGCGGTAATAACGAGTGGAAGAATATCGATATCGTCAACCTGGTCTGCGACCTGCTGGACGGCAGGCTGGGACGGCAGCCGGGCGAGAATCGGGGCCTGATTACGTTTGTCAAGGACCGCCCCGGCCACGACAAGCGCTACGCCATTGATGCGTCAAAATTGAAGCGCGAACTGGGCTGGTCCCCTTCCTATACCTTCGAGCAGGGGATTGCCGAGACCATCGACTGGTACCTGGCCAACCAGGAGTGGGTGGCGGAGGTGACCAGCGGCGCTTACCGCGACTACTACTGCCGGCAGTACGGGGAGGCGGCATGA
- a CDS encoding mannose-1-phosphate guanylyltransferase: MYVVILAGGSGTRFWPLSRKTRPKQLISVLDGPTMLQRTVERILPLQPKRVLVVTNRLQAAETEQQLARYRSLVPVDVIAEPVGRNTAPAVGLAAAIIAAHDPEGIMAVLPADHYIRDDQGLCRVLANAAQTARNGWLVTLGIVPTAPETGYGYLEADTSLRGDGPFPVSRFVEKPDHATALSYLESGRFFWNSGMFVWRADTILAEIGRHMPELAERLDTLDFSGDVWELSDLDGQIAGIYGAIGGQSIDYGVMERSDRVQMWPADIGWSDLGSWSALPEVLEMDDNGAVAVNSLAHLAIDSSGCIVSGNGGVVATIGVDNLVVVSTGDAVLVCPRERAQEVRQVVEELERRKMTQYL, translated from the coding sequence ATGTATGTTGTAATCCTGGCCGGCGGCTCCGGCACCCGCTTCTGGCCGCTTTCACGCAAAACCCGGCCCAAACAGCTCATTTCGGTGCTGGACGGCCCCACCATGTTGCAGCGTACGGTGGAGCGAATACTGCCGCTGCAGCCGAAACGGGTCCTGGTGGTGACCAATCGCCTCCAGGCCGCGGAAACGGAACAGCAGCTCGCCCGCTACCGTTCGCTGGTGCCGGTGGACGTGATCGCCGAGCCGGTGGGGCGCAATACCGCGCCGGCGGTGGGGCTGGCGGCGGCCATCATCGCCGCCCACGACCCGGAAGGGATCATGGCAGTGCTGCCCGCCGACCACTACATCCGTGACGACCAGGGGCTGTGCCGGGTGCTGGCCAACGCCGCCCAGACGGCGAGGAACGGCTGGCTGGTAACCCTGGGGATCGTTCCCACGGCTCCGGAGACCGGCTACGGCTACCTGGAGGCCGATACCTCCCTGCGGGGGGACGGTCCGTTTCCGGTCAGCCGTTTCGTGGAGAAGCCGGACCATGCCACGGCGCTCTCCTACCTGGAGTCCGGTCGCTTTTTCTGGAACAGCGGCATGTTCGTCTGGCGGGCCGATACCATTCTTGCCGAGATCGGCCGGCACATGCCGGAGCTGGCGGAACGGCTCGATACCCTGGATTTTTCCGGTGATGTCTGGGAGTTGTCCGACCTGGACGGCCAGATTGCCGGAATCTACGGGGCGATCGGCGGGCAGTCCATCGATTACGGCGTGATGGAGCGGTCCGATCGGGTACAGATGTGGCCCGCCGATATCGGCTGGAGCGACCTGGGCAGTTGGTCGGCTCTGCCGGAAGTCCTGGAGATGGATGACAACGGAGCCGTTGCGGTGAACAGTCTCGCCCACCTGGCCATTGACAGCAGCGGCTGCATTGTGTCCGGCAACGGCGGGGTGGTGGCCACCATCGGCGTTGACAACCTGGTTGTGGTTTCCACCGGCGATGCGGTCCTGGTCTGTCCCCGGGAGCGGGCGCAGGAGGTGCGGCAGGTAGTTGAGGAGCTTGAGCGCAGGAAGATGACGCAGTATCTCTGA
- a CDS encoding cupin domain-containing protein: MSFEFGERPWGTYTVLDQGSHYKIKRIEVLPGQRLSLQKHHHRSEHWIVVSGTALVTRGEEQAVVNVNESTFIPIGETHRLENPGKIPLVIIEVQSGEYLGEDDIVRFQDDYRRSGEEAACML; encoded by the coding sequence ATGAGTTTTGAATTCGGTGAGCGCCCCTGGGGCACCTATACCGTGCTGGACCAGGGGAGTCACTACAAGATCAAGCGGATTGAAGTGCTGCCGGGGCAGCGCCTTTCCTTGCAGAAACATCATCACCGCAGCGAACACTGGATCGTGGTCTCCGGTACGGCGCTGGTGACCCGTGGCGAGGAGCAGGCCGTCGTCAACGTCAATGAATCCACCTTCATTCCGATCGGCGAGACCCATCGACTGGAAAACCCCGGCAAGATACCGCTGGTGATCATTGAAGTGCAGAGCGGCGAGTACCTCGGCGAGGATGATATCGTCCGCTTTCAGGACGACTACCGGCGCAGTGGCGAGGAGGCGGCATGTATGTTGTAA
- a CDS encoding alpha/beta fold hydrolase: protein MPLAPQGINYRDEGAGAPVLLVHGWCMSSAVWELQRSALCRAHRMIAPDLRGHGASVMPPTGIGGFAGYADDIACLVEHLDLRDMTLVGWSLGAQVLLRAYPRLRERTAGLVLVGATPRFTAAAHFPWGLHPDEARGMALKVRRSLNRALEGFRGRMFTDDELNAPEAADRVAAVLASVLPPSTAAALDGLEALMEEELLAEARRVDCPTLIMHGDRDRICRPEAGRWLADAIPGSELVWYEGCGHAPFLSRPERFNADLLRFMESLHAGH from the coding sequence ATGCCGCTGGCCCCACAGGGAATCAACTACCGGGACGAGGGGGCAGGGGCGCCCGTGCTGCTGGTGCACGGCTGGTGCATGTCGTCGGCAGTCTGGGAGCTGCAGCGCTCCGCTCTTTGTCGTGCCCACCGGATGATCGCTCCCGATCTGCGGGGACACGGCGCCTCCGTCATGCCGCCGACGGGGATCGGCGGATTTGCCGGCTATGCCGACGATATCGCGTGCCTGGTTGAACATCTGGACCTGCGGGACATGACCCTGGTGGGCTGGTCCCTGGGCGCGCAGGTGCTGCTCAGGGCGTATCCCCGCCTGCGGGAACGGACTGCCGGGCTGGTACTGGTGGGAGCAACGCCCCGTTTTACCGCTGCAGCGCACTTTCCCTGGGGACTGCATCCCGACGAGGCGCGGGGGATGGCGCTGAAGGTGCGCCGCAGTCTCAACCGGGCGCTGGAGGGATTCCGGGGGCGCATGTTCACCGACGATGAGCTGAACGCCCCGGAGGCGGCGGACCGGGTGGCGGCGGTTCTGGCATCGGTGCTGCCCCCGTCCACGGCGGCGGCACTGGATGGCCTGGAGGCGTTAATGGAGGAAGAACTGTTGGCAGAGGCGCGCCGGGTCGACTGTCCGACCCTGATCATGCACGGCGACCGGGACCGGATCTGTCGGCCGGAGGCGGGACGCTGGCTGGCCGATGCGATTCCCGGCAGTGAACTGGTGTGGTACGAAGGTTGCGGCCATGCACCGTTTTTGTCCCGGCCAGAGCGCTTCAACGCCGACCTGCTGCGTTTTATGGAGAGCCTCCATGCCGGCCATTGA
- a CDS encoding methyltransferase domain-containing protein — MPAIDRSRVRHSFQRGASLYDHLTPLQQRVVEQVLHRLPDAPLAAPVLDIGCGTGRLLAGLVQRYPSAPVVGLDLAFAMLRQARPRVGGRALLLQGDAERLPFRGGSFALIVSSSTFQWCDDLDACFREVYRCLRPGGRFSFALFGAGTFQELRECWRDARSAYGIADRVGADGTHRFHTEAQVRAALERQQFGHVVVESLLEREWYPDVAHLLQSVKRIGAGSSRPPAGGGLGWRRVLHRMATYYTERYGTTGGVPASYEVIHGEGRR; from the coding sequence ATGCCGGCCATTGATCGCAGCCGGGTGCGTCATTCCTTTCAGCGGGGAGCGAGCCTGTACGATCACCTGACACCGTTGCAGCAGCGGGTGGTGGAGCAGGTGCTGCACCGGTTGCCCGATGCACCGCTCGCTGCGCCGGTGCTGGACATCGGGTGCGGTACCGGCCGGCTGCTTGCCGGTCTGGTGCAGCGCTATCCGTCGGCCCCGGTGGTGGGACTGGATTTGGCCTTTGCCATGCTCCGGCAGGCCCGCCCGCGTGTCGGTGGCCGGGCGTTGCTGCTGCAGGGCGATGCCGAACGGCTTCCGTTTCGCGGCGGTTCCTTTGCCCTGATTGTGTCCAGTTCCACCTTTCAGTGGTGTGACGATCTCGACGCCTGTTTCCGCGAGGTGTATCGCTGTTTGCGGCCGGGAGGCCGCTTCAGTTTTGCCCTGTTCGGCGCGGGAACGTTTCAGGAGTTGCGTGAGTGCTGGCGTGATGCCCGCTCAGCGTACGGGATTGCGGACAGGGTTGGTGCCGACGGCACCCACCGCTTTCATACGGAAGCGCAGGTTCGTGCCGCGCTGGAACGCCAGCAGTTCGGACACGTGGTGGTGGAGAGCCTGCTGGAACGGGAGTGGTACCCCGATGTGGCCCACTTGCTGCAATCGGTCAAGCGTATCGGTGCGGGAAGCTCTCGTCCTCCGGCCGGCGGCGGCCTGGGCTGGCGACGGGTACTGCACCGTATGGCGACGTACTACACGGAACGCTATGGCACTACCGGCGGGGTGCCGGCGTCCTACGAGGTCATCCATGGAGAGGGGAGGCGCTGA
- a CDS encoding sensor histidine kinase, translating into MENENTYFAPAGRASDDTLDAERRAIAQAAFIEALMQAMPDFVMVLNEQRQIIAANQRIMAAFGVDDPAGLIGKRPGEALDCIHAGEGPDGCGTGANCAVCGAVLAILESQESGVQACGECRVVLCKNGGTALDLEAVATPLEVADMPLTVFALRDISSDKRRQVLERVFFHDIINTAGGIRGVASILHEDPYLPPQKQDTYKEWLVNLSDNLVEEITHQRRLLAAERGEYLVQRQTTDLAGLLTDVFQVYEHHARTPGRRLVLEPVPPCTLQTDQPILRRIVGNMVLNALEATPPGGTVLMRALAEEQQVRVEVENSGEIPPDIQRSLFKRSFSTKADSGRGIGTYSMKLFGERYLGGTVGFDSRDGRTIFYIELAR; encoded by the coding sequence ATGGAAAACGAGAATACCTATTTCGCTCCGGCCGGCAGGGCCTCCGACGATACGCTGGATGCGGAGCGCCGTGCCATTGCCCAGGCGGCGTTCATTGAGGCACTGATGCAGGCCATGCCTGATTTCGTGATGGTGCTGAACGAGCAGCGTCAGATTATTGCCGCGAACCAGCGGATCATGGCCGCATTCGGCGTCGACGATCCGGCCGGCCTGATCGGCAAGCGGCCCGGCGAGGCGCTGGACTGCATCCATGCCGGCGAGGGGCCGGACGGCTGCGGCACCGGGGCCAACTGCGCGGTCTGCGGCGCGGTGCTGGCGATTCTGGAAAGCCAGGAAAGCGGTGTCCAGGCATGCGGCGAATGCCGGGTAGTCCTCTGCAAGAATGGCGGTACCGCCCTTGATCTGGAAGCGGTGGCTACACCGCTTGAAGTGGCCGACATGCCGCTGACGGTCTTCGCCCTGCGGGACATCAGCTCCGACAAGCGCCGTCAGGTGCTGGAGCGGGTCTTTTTTCACGATATCATCAACACCGCCGGCGGAATCCGGGGCGTGGCATCAATACTTCACGAAGATCCGTACCTGCCGCCCCAGAAACAGGATACCTATAAAGAATGGCTGGTGAACCTGTCGGACAACCTGGTTGAGGAGATCACCCACCAGCGACGGCTGCTGGCGGCAGAGCGGGGGGAGTACCTGGTGCAGCGCCAGACCACCGACCTGGCCGGACTGCTGACGGATGTCTTTCAGGTGTATGAGCATCATGCCCGGACGCCGGGCCGCCGTCTGGTGCTGGAACCGGTTCCCCCCTGCACCTTGCAGACGGACCAGCCGATCCTGCGGCGGATCGTGGGCAACATGGTGCTGAACGCCCTGGAGGCCACCCCCCCGGGCGGCACGGTGCTGATGCGTGCCCTGGCGGAGGAACAGCAGGTTCGGGTTGAGGTGGAAAACAGCGGTGAAATCCCTCCTGATATCCAGCGATCCCTGTTCAAGCGTTCCTTCAGTACCAAGGCCGATAGCGGCCGGGGAATCGGGACCTACAGCATGAAACTGTTCGGTGAGCGCTACCTGGGCGGTACGGTAGGGTTTGACAGTCGGGACGGCCGCACAATCTTTTATATCGAACTGGCTCGTTGA
- the bioF gene encoding 8-amino-7-oxononanoate synthase gives MTPEAIIRQRTEDLVERGLFRSIRSIAGTGPLVELDGRQVLLLCSNNYLGLAEHSALKRAAATAAEQAGASSGASRLVSGSTSLHDRLEAAVADWKGTEAALLFNSGYAANTGIIAALAGRGDTVFSDRLNHASIIDGVLLSGARLVRYPHNDVDALERLLTRQTGSGLRLIVTDGVFSMDGDLAPLRQLAECARRHNALLMVDDAHGGGVLGQEGRGSCNLLGVAEEVQLLMGTFGKALGSFGAYVATSRLLRDYLVNRARSLVFSTSLPPAVPAASLAAVHLVRSAEGANLRQRLADNTALFRALLRDEGFTVPDDPTPIVPLVVGDPLTTMTFSARLLERNILVQGIRPPTVPQGTSRLRCTVMATHEQEDLRRAAAEIGQVGRGLGVL, from the coding sequence ATGACTCCGGAAGCAATCATTCGACAACGGACCGAAGACCTGGTTGAACGGGGGCTGTTCCGCTCCATCAGGAGCATCGCCGGCACCGGCCCCCTGGTCGAGCTGGACGGGCGACAGGTGCTGTTGCTCTGCTCCAATAATTACCTGGGCCTGGCGGAGCATTCCGCCCTGAAACGGGCCGCAGCCACCGCCGCCGAGCAGGCAGGCGCCTCAAGCGGAGCCTCCCGGCTGGTTTCCGGCAGTACCTCCCTTCATGACCGCCTTGAGGCGGCAGTGGCCGATTGGAAGGGAACCGAGGCGGCTCTTCTGTTCAACAGCGGCTACGCCGCCAATACCGGCATCATTGCGGCCCTGGCCGGGCGGGGGGACACGGTCTTCTCCGATCGCCTGAACCATGCCAGTATCATCGACGGCGTGCTGCTCTCCGGTGCCCGGCTGGTCCGCTATCCCCACAACGATGTGGACGCGCTGGAACGGCTCCTGACACGTCAGACAGGCAGCGGGCTGCGCCTGATCGTCACCGACGGCGTTTTCAGCATGGACGGCGATCTGGCGCCGTTGCGGCAGCTGGCGGAATGCGCCCGGCGTCATAACGCGCTGCTGATGGTGGACGATGCCCACGGCGGCGGTGTCCTGGGACAGGAGGGGCGGGGGAGTTGCAACCTGCTGGGGGTGGCGGAGGAGGTCCAGCTGCTGATGGGGACCTTCGGCAAGGCGCTGGGCAGCTTCGGCGCCTATGTGGCCACCAGCCGGCTGCTGCGGGACTACCTGGTCAACCGCGCCCGCTCCCTGGTGTTCTCCACCTCGCTCCCGCCGGCGGTGCCGGCGGCGTCGCTGGCGGCGGTACACCTGGTCAGGAGTGCGGAGGGAGCGAACCTGCGCCAGCGGCTTGCCGACAATACCGCCCTGTTCCGCGCTCTGCTGCGGGACGAGGGGTTCACGGTTCCGGACGATCCCACGCCGATCGTCCCGCTGGTCGTGGGCGATCCGCTGACCACCATGACCTTCTCGGCCCGCCTACTTGAGCGGAACATCCTGGTGCAGGGAATTCGTCCCCCCACGGTGCCCCAGGGAACCAGCCGGCTGCGCTGTACGGTGATGGCGACCCACGAGCAGGAGGACCTGCGCCGGGCCGCTGCCGAGATCGGCCAGGTCGGCCGCGGACTGGGGGTGCTCTGA
- a CDS encoding ArsR/SmtB family transcription factor gives MLDKFDKTRNFSTEAEILKVLGHPIRLKIVAGLCTNECNVKHIWECLQLPQATVSQHLALLKNKGIIEGKRDGVEVHYSVIHPLARKLIASLMEG, from the coding sequence ATGCTTGATAAATTTGACAAAACAAGAAATTTTTCCACAGAGGCGGAGATCCTGAAGGTTCTGGGACATCCGATACGGCTGAAGATCGTCGCCGGTCTCTGCACCAACGAATGCAATGTCAAACATATCTGGGAATGCCTGCAACTGCCCCAAGCCACGGTATCACAGCACCTGGCCCTGCTGAAGAACAAGGGCATCATCGAAGGCAAGCGTGACGGCGTGGAGGTTCACTACAGCGTGATTCACCCACTGGCACGCAAACTGATCGCCTCGCTGATGGAAGGATGA
- the rfbD gene encoding dTDP-4-dehydrorhamnose reductase has protein sequence MILVVGGGGMLGRDLLELLGERGRGVDLPEIDITDLLSVQRVLTTLKPKVVVNCAAYTNVDGCESNAETAMQVNGEGVAFLAMISREIGAKLVQVSTDYVFDGGKGAPCLEDDLPRPLSVYGESKLAGELNADVNPDNLVVRTQWLYGRHGTNFVETMLRLGREKQELTVVDDQIGSPTWTVDLAAGIVSLIDRDCRGVYHCVNSGSTSWNGFAKAIFEEAGMAVKVAPMSTEQLNRPARRPLYSVLDCGKLAADTGFTPRPWREALRQYLLVREKER, from the coding sequence ATGATCCTCGTTGTCGGTGGAGGCGGCATGCTGGGGCGGGACCTGCTCGAACTGCTGGGGGAGCGGGGGCGAGGGGTGGACCTGCCGGAGATCGACATCACCGATCTGCTTTCGGTGCAGCGGGTGCTGACCACCCTGAAACCGAAGGTTGTGGTGAACTGTGCCGCCTATACCAACGTGGACGGTTGCGAGAGTAACGCCGAAACCGCCATGCAGGTCAATGGCGAAGGAGTGGCCTTCCTGGCCATGATCAGCCGCGAGATCGGAGCCAAGCTGGTGCAGGTGAGCACCGACTATGTGTTCGATGGCGGCAAGGGAGCTCCCTGTCTGGAGGATGACCTGCCGCGGCCGCTCAGCGTCTACGGCGAATCGAAACTGGCCGGCGAGTTGAACGCTGATGTCAATCCGGACAACCTGGTGGTGCGTACCCAGTGGCTCTACGGCCGGCACGGCACCAACTTCGTGGAGACCATGCTGCGTCTGGGGCGGGAAAAGCAGGAGTTGACCGTGGTGGACGACCAGATCGGCTCCCCCACCTGGACCGTCGATCTTGCCGCCGGAATCGTCAGCCTGATCGACCGCGACTGCCGCGGGGTCTACCACTGCGTGAACAGCGGCAGCACCTCCTGGAACGGTTTTGCCAAGGCGATTTTCGAGGAGGCCGGCATGGCGGTGAAGGTCGCGCCGATGAGTACCGAGCAGTTGAACCGACCGGCACGGCGACCGCTCTACTCGGTGCTGGACTGCGGCAAGCTGGCTGCGGATACCGGCTTCACGCCGCGTCCCTGGCGGGAGGCACTGCGACAGTACCTGCTGGTACGGGAAAAGGAGCGTTAA
- a CDS encoding histidine kinase, which produces MNDFDTEELVRKLHDGIGGSLATISTLARYGETLDDPARCRDAFAQIARLSNKGVTELRAFLDMVRAKDDG; this is translated from the coding sequence ATGAACGATTTCGACACGGAAGAACTTGTCCGCAAGCTGCATGACGGTATCGGTGGAAGCCTGGCCACCATCTCCACCCTTGCCCGCTATGGTGAGACCCTGGACGATCCAGCACGCTGTCGCGACGCTTTCGCCCAGATTGCCCGGCTTTCCAACAAGGGAGTGACGGAGTTGCGGGCGTTTCTGGATATGGTGCGAGCGAAGGACGACGGGTAA
- a CDS encoding response regulator has protein sequence MRLAIVEDNAITLEALQQTLLAEPDVAAVDGFGSAEEALRTLDLLRPDILLVDLGLPGMQGAELIERVKELCPATEIMVYTIFDDSPTVFAAIKAGASGFILKDATPKELIASLRTLLQGGAPMSPRIARKVIHEFRNGSAVPEQPLLSPREEKVIRCIAEGLSYNDVAERLGISYHTVHTHIKKAYEKLQVRGRRQALQRAYELGIL, from the coding sequence ATGCGCCTGGCGATCGTCGAAGATAATGCCATTACACTCGAAGCGTTACAGCAGACCCTGCTGGCGGAGCCGGATGTGGCGGCGGTGGACGGCTTTGGCAGCGCCGAGGAGGCACTACGTACGCTCGACCTGCTCCGGCCCGACATCCTGCTGGTGGATCTGGGGCTGCCCGGCATGCAGGGGGCTGAGCTGATCGAGCGGGTGAAAGAGCTCTGTCCCGCCACCGAAATCATGGTGTACACCATTTTCGACGACAGCCCCACCGTGTTTGCCGCCATCAAGGCCGGCGCCTCGGGCTTCATCCTGAAGGATGCGACGCCAAAGGAACTGATCGCCTCGCTCCGCACCCTGCTGCAGGGTGGCGCCCCCATGAGTCCGCGTATTGCCCGCAAGGTCATCCATGAGTTCCGGAACGGCTCCGCCGTTCCGGAACAGCCCCTGTTGTCCCCCCGGGAGGAAAAAGTCATCCGCTGTATCGCGGAGGGGCTCTCCTACAACGACGTTGCCGAGCGACTCGGCATCAGCTATCACACCGTGCATACCCACATCAAGAAGGCCTACGAAAAGCTGCAGGTCCGCGGTCGTCGTCAGGCGCTGCAGCGGGCTTACGAGCTGGGAATACTCTGA